The following coding sequences lie in one Rhodohalobacter barkolensis genomic window:
- a CDS encoding YgaP family membrane protein — MILKKNVGYLDSIIRVTLGALIVGAGLYFDSFWGFLGLIPVFSGAVSFCPVYRLLNIETTKPNIERAN; from the coding sequence ATGATTTTAAAGAAAAATGTAGGATATCTGGATTCAATTATCCGGGTAACACTTGGAGCTCTGATAGTAGGAGCGGGTTTGTACTTTGACAGTTTTTGGGGATTTTTGGGGTTAATTCCTGTTTTTTCCGGCGCCGTTTCATTCTGCCCGGTTTATAGACTGTTGAATATTGAAACCACAAAACCGAATATTGAGAGAGCAAATTGA
- the mtnA gene encoding S-methyl-5-thioribose-1-phosphate isomerase, with the protein MNFKAPFQSITWNDDHITIIDQTYLPEREVYVDLTTEGQVWDAIKKMKVRGAPAIGITGAYGLYLGLRNAPETSFDSFYNEADRISEYLNSARPTAVNLSWALKRLNATIFAVKDKPISEIKQIILDTAKTIHNEDRRLCKSIGENGLDLIPDDARILTHCNTGGLATGEFGTAFSVILHAHHAGKLKQVWVDETRPLLQGSRLTTWELQKAEIPFHLNVDSAAAFLMQQGKVDLVVLGADRITKNGDTANKIGTYSLAVLADAHNIPFYVAAPYSTIDMDLETGSEIEIEQRDADEVTNFGNKQTAPDKVDVYNPAFDVTPNRLITAIITEKGVIKPNYKTNFEKLFS; encoded by the coding sequence ATGAATTTCAAAGCACCCTTTCAATCAATTACCTGGAATGATGACCACATAACCATCATTGATCAGACCTACCTGCCTGAACGGGAAGTTTACGTAGACTTAACCACTGAAGGCCAGGTTTGGGATGCCATAAAAAAGATGAAGGTTCGCGGTGCTCCCGCTATTGGAATTACCGGGGCTTACGGTCTCTATCTGGGTCTGCGAAATGCTCCTGAAACCTCATTCGACTCGTTCTATAATGAAGCCGATCGAATTTCTGAGTATTTAAATTCCGCCCGACCGACAGCTGTTAATTTATCGTGGGCTTTAAAACGTCTCAACGCAACAATCTTTGCGGTGAAGGACAAACCGATCAGCGAGATCAAACAGATTATTCTGGATACGGCCAAAACTATTCACAATGAGGATCGAAGACTTTGTAAATCTATTGGTGAAAACGGACTGGATCTCATTCCCGACGATGCCAGAATTTTAACTCACTGCAATACCGGCGGATTGGCAACGGGAGAATTTGGAACAGCATTCTCTGTAATTTTACACGCTCATCACGCCGGTAAACTAAAACAGGTTTGGGTTGATGAAACTCGTCCGCTGTTACAGGGTTCACGGCTAACAACATGGGAATTGCAAAAAGCGGAGATCCCTTTTCATTTAAATGTTGATTCGGCCGCTGCATTTTTAATGCAACAGGGAAAAGTAGATTTGGTTGTTCTGGGGGCAGATCGAATCACCAAAAATGGCGACACAGCCAATAAAATCGGAACCTATTCGCTGGCTGTCCTTGCTGACGCCCACAACATTCCGTTTTATGTTGCCGCGCCCTACTCCACGATCGATATGGATCTGGAAACGGGCAGTGAAATTGAGATTGAGCAGCGCGATGCGGATGAAGTCACAAACTTTGGGAATAAACAGACGGCTCCCGACAAAGTTGATGTTTACAATCCGGCTTTTGATGTGACACCAAATCGTCTCATTACGGCCATCATTACTGAAAAAGGTGTGATTAAACCCAACTATAAAACTAATTTTGAAAAACTATTCAGTTGA
- a CDS encoding isochorismate synthase, whose amino-acid sequence MEFNRYMDIQYSDHITPTEFIEALDSPSFTDFLKEVQKSKKPILTVTLPIAPIDPLAALEINHEFEQQFYWDHPENDISISAAGCIRELKSTGKDRFSDISDQTRLMKQEIEAYTAIKHSMAGPLFLGGYSFSDHNVGAVWKKFGGARFVLPEWMIIRNGKFHLLTLSINKESYTSDEIYQEIISRITDFLNLSGKLQDRGMRETTKTSILCTLQSPEDKGRWIKKVDQARKMIANHKFEKIVLARSVEVESRHKPVFTLLTHQLRQKYPECFNFMIQKDSETAFIGATPERLASFRNQIFMTEGLAGSTSRGRSAIEDELLANDLLMSSKDREEHQFVVKAIQENLEPLSEKIDHPTNPQIKKLKNVQHLFTPISASIKKGVQIHDLIRELHPTPAVGGFPREDAVSHIHEIEQLDRGWYAAPIGWFNLNGCGEFAVAIRSALLHENRATLYAGCGIVSDSDPEKEWKETLLKFKPMMDSLTGAHHHYE is encoded by the coding sequence ATGGAGTTTAACAGATATATGGATATTCAATATTCTGATCACATAACACCTACGGAGTTCATTGAAGCGCTTGACTCTCCGTCATTTACAGATTTCTTGAAGGAAGTTCAAAAATCGAAGAAACCCATTCTCACCGTCACCCTCCCGATCGCTCCCATCGATCCATTGGCTGCCCTTGAGATTAATCATGAATTTGAGCAGCAGTTCTACTGGGACCATCCGGAAAATGATATCTCCATTTCTGCGGCCGGCTGCATCCGTGAATTAAAATCCACCGGTAAAGACCGGTTTTCTGACATTTCCGATCAGACTCGATTAATGAAACAGGAAATTGAAGCCTATACCGCGATAAAACACTCTATGGCGGGTCCTCTTTTTCTGGGTGGATACTCTTTTTCTGATCATAATGTTGGCGCAGTTTGGAAGAAATTTGGCGGGGCACGTTTTGTTCTCCCGGAATGGATGATCATCAGAAATGGGAAATTTCACCTGCTCACTCTATCAATTAACAAAGAGAGCTATACGTCGGATGAAATCTACCAGGAAATTATCAGCCGAATTACAGATTTTCTAAACCTTTCCGGAAAACTTCAAGACCGGGGAATGCGTGAAACCACAAAGACCTCCATTCTCTGTACTCTGCAATCGCCCGAAGATAAAGGCCGATGGATCAAAAAAGTTGATCAGGCTCGCAAAATGATTGCAAACCACAAATTTGAAAAGATTGTACTCGCGCGCTCCGTGGAAGTTGAATCGCGCCACAAACCGGTCTTTACGCTACTCACGCATCAGCTGAGACAGAAATATCCGGAGTGTTTTAATTTTATGATTCAAAAAGATTCTGAAACTGCATTTATTGGCGCCACTCCCGAGCGACTTGCTTCTTTCAGAAATCAGATTTTTATGACGGAAGGACTTGCTGGAAGCACATCCCGTGGACGCAGTGCTATTGAAGATGAACTCCTGGCAAATGATCTCCTGATGAGCAGCAAAGACCGGGAAGAGCATCAATTTGTGGTCAAAGCAATTCAGGAAAATCTGGAGCCTCTCAGCGAAAAAATTGATCACCCTACAAATCCACAGATTAAAAAGCTGAAAAATGTGCAGCATCTTTTCACGCCCATTTCGGCGTCTATTAAAAAAGGTGTTCAAATTCACGATTTGATTCGTGAACTGCATCCCACTCCGGCTGTAGGTGGATTTCCAAGAGAAGATGCCGTATCTCATATTCACGAAATTGAACAGTTGGACCGAGGCTGGTATGCAGCACCCATCGGCTGGTTCAACCTGAATGGATGTGGCGAATTTGCAGTTGCCATACGCAGTGCGCTTCTTCATGAAAACAGGGCAACACTCTACGCCGGTTGTGGAATTGTATCAGATTCTGACCCGGAAAAAGAGTGGAAAGAAACCCTGCTGAAATTCAAACCGATGATGGATTCTTTAACCGGAGCTCACCACCATTATGAATAG
- a CDS encoding 6-bladed beta-propeller — translation MRVFSLIVVTLTLSFCVGCEFNSDASEDISVITISSEDVENPNWDQFKLTPVVEYHDSLFIESLPALDVDRNGNLYVAAERHNIRSVYHYSPEGELLDTIGTFGTEPGEFESIRNIQIEADTLFVFDDELSRLSRFHLSTLEFINSTDFSSAIQIHPEDSVDLKPVPIQRWSESRFLIEFSDDRNPAIHPDQWHYYYVADNTGAVDENELFRQKAEKYQIGDHAGRPSAFLLPYPERSLLTQFQNGKFYTARTEQFEIRERDLHGLVQRIIRYPFRRATLNAEMLIEEEFSHNRQLQLTRASADYPKQWPALFTMFTDDRDYIWLALIPEDESQFEWWIINPDKDRQMVQHTFTWPRNSLFLKVDKGNVYAVESDENGFKKVVKYIIQYNSIN, via the coding sequence ATGAGAGTTTTTAGCCTGATTGTTGTCACTTTAACGCTCTCATTTTGTGTTGGATGTGAATTTAATTCTGATGCCTCAGAGGATATTTCTGTTATTACCATTTCATCTGAGGACGTAGAAAATCCAAATTGGGATCAATTCAAACTAACCCCGGTTGTCGAATATCACGATAGTCTGTTTATTGAGAGTTTACCCGCCCTTGATGTTGATCGGAATGGGAATCTTTATGTAGCGGCCGAACGCCATAATATCAGAAGTGTCTACCACTATTCACCGGAGGGTGAACTGCTGGATACGATTGGAACGTTTGGCACAGAACCCGGTGAGTTTGAGAGCATCAGAAATATCCAAATTGAGGCGGATACTCTATTTGTTTTTGATGATGAGTTGAGCCGGTTGTCACGATTCCATCTCTCCACTTTGGAATTTATAAATTCCACGGATTTTTCATCAGCAATACAGATTCATCCTGAAGATTCAGTAGATCTTAAACCTGTCCCGATTCAGCGCTGGAGTGAGAGCAGGTTTTTGATTGAATTTTCGGATGATCGAAATCCGGCGATCCACCCGGATCAGTGGCACTACTACTATGTTGCGGATAATACCGGAGCTGTGGATGAAAATGAACTGTTCAGGCAAAAGGCTGAAAAATACCAAATTGGGGATCACGCCGGCCGGCCCTCTGCCTTTCTACTGCCATATCCGGAGAGATCACTTTTAACGCAATTTCAAAATGGCAAGTTCTACACGGCCAGGACTGAACAATTTGAAATCCGAGAAAGAGATTTACATGGATTGGTTCAAAGAATTATCAGATATCCTTTCCGGAGAGCAACGTTAAACGCAGAAATGTTAATTGAAGAGGAGTTCAGTCATAATCGTCAGCTTCAGTTAACGAGAGCAAGTGCCGACTATCCGAAGCAATGGCCGGCTCTCTTTACAATGTTTACAGATGACCGAGATTACATTTGGTTAGCGCTTATACCGGAAGATGAGTCACAATTTGAGTGGTGGATTATAAATCCGGACAAAGATCGCCAAATGGTTCAGCATACATTTACGTGGCCCCGCAACAGTCTTTTTTTAAAAGTAGATAAAGGAAATGTGTACGCCGTGGAATCTGATGAAAATGGTTTCAAGAAAGTGGTTAAATACATTATTCAGTACAACTCAATCAACTGA
- a CDS encoding SpoIID/LytB domain-containing protein, with product MHRIFFIPFLICITGFLLFGSARVDPVGQNNLLDLRDAETVRVLILEREQPNVIRVNAKESPINFRLDDKSLTLQPADGFAFLFFEKDHIRLQMDGRSLVVQKVVIENPAGLIQLFSTETGTRYYRGDFDISRTNSTKIQIINSVGLEDYVTSVIGSEMNFTETDALKSQAVVSRTYTLWSIHRSEWTSFHLKDHEQNQVYLGELPGRPDYAEAAKATAGEILMWSDKLILAAYSSTCGGVTGNNIDVWDGDDLPYLNSVKDYQMCEISPHYEWETDIPTTEFFDFIRSRYGFSAIRFNTKTHPSGRISEISFYDSSSRKLSFGGNEFRLILNRHYEDMSLKSTLFTVHEDDGTIHFSGNGLGHGVGMCQWGAKGFANAGWNYSDILSFYFSGTKIVDLNNIEDQKIALSN from the coding sequence ATGCACCGTATATTTTTTATACCCTTTTTGATCTGTATCACAGGATTTTTGCTGTTTGGATCAGCAAGAGTTGATCCGGTTGGGCAGAATAATTTATTGGACTTGCGCGACGCTGAAACTGTTCGTGTTCTGATTCTGGAACGGGAGCAACCGAATGTTATTCGAGTCAACGCAAAAGAATCGCCCATCAACTTCAGACTGGACGATAAAAGCCTGACACTTCAACCGGCTGATGGATTTGCATTTCTCTTTTTTGAGAAGGATCACATCCGCTTGCAAATGGATGGCCGTTCTCTGGTTGTGCAAAAAGTTGTTATTGAAAATCCGGCCGGTTTGATTCAGCTGTTCTCCACTGAAACCGGCACAAGATACTACAGAGGTGATTTTGACATCAGCCGGACGAATAGCACAAAAATTCAAATAATCAACTCTGTAGGTCTTGAAGACTATGTTACATCCGTCATTGGAAGCGAGATGAACTTCACGGAAACGGATGCTTTAAAAAGCCAGGCGGTGGTCTCAAGAACATATACACTCTGGAGTATTCATAGAAGTGAATGGACATCTTTTCATTTGAAAGATCATGAGCAGAATCAGGTTTATCTGGGTGAGCTACCCGGCAGGCCTGACTATGCTGAAGCTGCAAAAGCTACGGCCGGTGAAATACTCATGTGGAGTGACAAGTTAATTTTAGCGGCTTATTCAAGTACTTGTGGAGGGGTAACAGGAAATAATATTGATGTTTGGGATGGCGATGACCTGCCCTACTTAAACTCTGTAAAAGACTATCAAATGTGTGAAATATCGCCCCATTATGAATGGGAAACAGACATTCCTACAACTGAGTTCTTTGATTTTATTCGCTCCAGATATGGATTTTCTGCAATACGGTTTAATACAAAAACCCATCCATCGGGCAGGATAAGTGAAATTTCATTTTACGATTCATCAAGCCGTAAGCTTTCATTTGGAGGCAACGAGTTCAGACTGATCTTAAATCGACACTATGAGGATATGAGTTTAAAAAGCACACTCTTTACTGTTCATGAGGATGATGGAACCATCCATTTTTCAGGAAACGGGCTGGGGCATGGCGTTGGGATGTGTCAATGGGGAGCTAAAGGTTTCGCCAATGCGGGATGGAACTACTCCGATATTTTATCATTTTACTTTAGTGGTACAAAAATTGTAGATTTGAACAACATTGAAGATCAAAAAATAGCCCTTTCTAACTGA
- a CDS encoding DUF4290 domain-containing protein gives MFLEQDKPKDYDCGYNLDLMIAAIPRIDDQQERIRYAKRVVGLIKQSHPNWVDKNGQSRLAWEYYFELADYNPRDYGIQNPFESGQQDDAE, from the coding sequence ATGTTTCTCGAACAAGATAAACCAAAAGACTACGACTGCGGATACAATCTCGATTTGATGATTGCCGCAATACCAAGAATTGATGATCAGCAAGAGCGCATCCGTTACGCAAAACGTGTAGTCGGTCTCATCAAACAGAGTCATCCAAACTGGGTCGACAAAAATGGACAGAGTCGCCTGGCCTGGGAATATTACTTTGAACTCGCCGACTATAATCCCAGAGATTATGGAATACAGAACCCATTTGAAAGTGGGCAACAAGACGATGCAGAATAG